The proteins below come from a single Asanoa ferruginea genomic window:
- a CDS encoding acyl-CoA mutase large subunit family protein encodes MDAEEIAAGRARWQARYDAARKRDADFTTLSGMPVEPVYGPPPGVEVPGFDKIGWPGEFPYTRGLYPTGYRGRTWTIRQFAGFGNARQTNERYKMILGSGGGGLSVAFDMPTLMGRDSDDTQALGEVGHCGVAIDSADDMDVLFEGIDLASVTTSMTISGPAVPVFCMYLVAAERQGADLSKLDGTLQTDIFKEYIAQKEWLFEPEPHLRLIGDLMEYCAREIPRYKPLSVSGYHIREAGSTAAQELAYTLADGFGYVELGLSRGLDVNTFAPGLSFFFDSHVDFFEEIAKFRAARRIWARWLRDVYGATDERALWLRFHTQTAGVSLTAQQPVNNVVRTAVEALAAVLGGTNSLHTNALDETLALPTDESAEIALRTQMVLMEETGVTNVADPLGGSWYVEALTDAMEAEAEKIFERIRELGSDGTITSGILRGIEDGWFTSAIADSAFTYQRALEKGEKKIVGVNTATSTVAKELDILRVSHEVEIDQKATLARRKAGRDQAVVDAALKRMVDVARTSDNMIPSMLDAVRVEATLGEICDVLRAEWGVYREPARF; translated from the coding sequence ATGGACGCCGAGGAGATCGCCGCCGGCCGGGCGCGCTGGCAGGCCCGCTACGACGCCGCCCGCAAGCGTGACGCCGACTTCACCACGCTGTCCGGGATGCCGGTCGAGCCGGTCTACGGCCCGCCGCCCGGTGTCGAGGTGCCCGGCTTCGACAAGATCGGCTGGCCCGGCGAGTTCCCCTACACCCGGGGTCTCTACCCGACCGGCTACCGCGGCCGCACCTGGACCATCCGGCAGTTCGCCGGCTTCGGCAACGCCCGGCAGACCAACGAGCGCTACAAGATGATCCTGGGTTCCGGCGGCGGCGGGCTGTCGGTCGCGTTCGACATGCCGACCCTGATGGGCCGCGACTCCGACGACACCCAGGCGCTGGGCGAGGTCGGGCACTGCGGCGTGGCCATCGACTCGGCCGACGACATGGACGTGCTGTTCGAGGGCATCGACCTGGCGTCGGTCACCACGTCGATGACCATCTCCGGCCCGGCGGTGCCGGTCTTCTGCATGTATCTGGTCGCCGCCGAGCGCCAGGGTGCCGACCTGTCCAAACTGGACGGCACGCTGCAGACCGACATCTTCAAGGAATACATCGCCCAGAAGGAGTGGCTCTTCGAGCCCGAGCCGCACCTGCGGCTGATCGGCGACCTGATGGAATACTGCGCCCGCGAGATCCCGCGCTACAAGCCGCTGTCGGTCTCCGGCTACCACATCCGCGAGGCCGGCTCGACCGCCGCGCAGGAGCTGGCCTACACGCTCGCCGACGGCTTCGGCTACGTCGAGCTGGGCCTGTCCCGCGGCCTCGACGTCAACACCTTCGCGCCGGGGCTCTCGTTCTTCTTCGACTCGCACGTCGACTTCTTCGAAGAGATCGCCAAGTTCCGGGCCGCCCGGCGGATCTGGGCCCGCTGGCTGCGCGACGTCTACGGCGCGACCGACGAGCGAGCGCTCTGGCTGCGCTTCCACACCCAGACCGCCGGTGTCTCGCTGACCGCGCAGCAGCCGGTCAACAACGTCGTACGCACGGCTGTCGAGGCTCTGGCCGCCGTTCTCGGCGGCACCAACTCGCTGCACACCAACGCGCTCGACGAGACCCTGGCGCTGCCCACCGACGAGTCGGCCGAGATCGCCCTGCGCACCCAGATGGTGCTGATGGAGGAGACCGGCGTGACCAACGTGGCCGACCCGCTGGGCGGCTCCTGGTATGTCGAGGCGCTCACCGACGCGATGGAGGCCGAGGCCGAGAAGATCTTCGAGCGGATCCGCGAGCTGGGCTCCGACGGCACCATCACCTCGGGCATCCTGCGCGGCATCGAAGACGGCTGGTTCACCTCGGCGATCGCCGACTCGGCGTTCACCTACCAGCGGGCGCTGGAAAAGGGCGAGAAGAAGATCGTGGGGGTCAACACGGCCACCAGCACGGTCGCCAAGGAGCTCGACATCCTGCGCGTCTCGCACGAGGTCGAGATCGACCAGAAGGCGACGCTGGCCCGGCGCAAGGCCGGTCGCGACCAGGCGGTGGTCGACGCGGCCCTCAAGCGGATGGTCGACGTGGCCCGCACCAGCGACAACATGATCCCGTCCATGCTGGACGCGGTGCGCGTCGAGGCGACCCTGGGCGAGATCTGCGACGTGCTGCGGGCCGAGTGGGGCGTCTACCGGGAGCCCGCCCGGTTCTAA
- a CDS encoding FtsX-like permease family protein, which translates to MVTLRGIRSRLGRSLLVVLLSTIAIAAAVLVPLYSTAAAQSVLTDTVAAAPPIVAGLHARSGTRSGLLAEDVRKAVDAQLTTTPAVAAVLGAPQYSTADVINLVGKAKNRGKLVFRPGACEHVTITSGRCPGAGEVMVSDRAAGSLGVRIDEVLALRANGGLTRAVAGQPTPVDPTFTVVGVYRIGDPTDPYWETTGFFPGSLNNVLEDGTRIIDELFTGSEDRVVTVPRGLPVATVDYPLVAGKVRLAAVPELTRESQTLSETHAIDQVALLVGLLPSLRVAADQRAAVNAAVPTVALPLVVLCWFVLFLVIAAVTDDRRAEIAVGKLRGLSVGGITRFAIGEPLLLITVAAPFGVLLGIGLTKLAADTFLAPGVDVRVGWPAYAVGLGALLGAAVAAVLGARQTVRATIVTLLRRVPHRSGRRTAVIEAIVAALAVAALYQLLFGGRGQKATLGYAAPALVALLAGLLTARLLGLVARRRLVTATRRGRLPAMLAAAQVGRRPESARLVAVLTVALALLTFAATIWDVSSANRTRTADADLGADRVYVVSAEEPRAVPAAVERIDPTGKQLMAVVRSRQSYAGDYVELVGVQLDRMAAVSRFPDKTPAQVAALAIDLGDQGAPPVPLHTGRLEVRATVTKLNQSADRPMGLGIVVGEPDAAPRAIPLGLLKTGPAAYAGELSCVAECRLLGLQVRRLGADNTPGAVTLTVDRIELDGQPLDASLSSADAWRPVGNPPVGQTLTTTAGDAGLTLDVTSESSSDVLAQYGDVVKDAPVALAGPSPADDRNAAEFSFPVFGKLPDDVRVVDRVPLLPRVGNRALLFDGAALVSRAERSAGLLGDQLSYEVWATSAAPADLGARLAAEGIPATLIENRSTRVTQLGRAAPALALRLYLFAGLVALLLALGALVLDAGVTAPWRREQIRALRITGVAAGVLRRAANRENVLVLGFPVVAGIVAGVGGAAVVLPAIALVNIDGSDQAYRLGGWWLPGSLLFLMLALAIAAVVLRRIRGGAR; encoded by the coding sequence ATGGTGACCCTGCGGGGCATCCGTTCGCGGTTGGGCCGGTCGCTTCTCGTCGTGCTGCTGTCGACGATCGCGATCGCCGCCGCGGTGCTGGTGCCGCTGTATTCGACGGCCGCCGCGCAGTCGGTGTTGACCGACACGGTCGCCGCCGCGCCGCCGATCGTGGCCGGGCTGCACGCCCGCAGCGGGACGCGGAGCGGGCTGCTGGCCGAAGACGTGCGGAAGGCCGTCGACGCGCAACTGACCACGACGCCTGCGGTCGCCGCGGTGCTCGGCGCACCGCAATACTCCACCGCTGACGTCATCAACCTGGTCGGCAAGGCGAAGAACCGGGGCAAGCTGGTCTTCCGGCCCGGCGCCTGCGAGCACGTCACGATCACGTCGGGGCGTTGCCCGGGTGCCGGCGAGGTGATGGTCAGCGACCGCGCCGCCGGTTCGCTCGGCGTGCGGATCGACGAGGTGCTGGCGCTGCGGGCCAACGGGGGGTTGACCCGCGCCGTCGCGGGCCAGCCGACGCCCGTCGATCCGACTTTCACCGTGGTCGGCGTCTACCGGATCGGCGACCCGACCGACCCCTACTGGGAGACGACCGGGTTCTTTCCCGGCTCGCTGAACAACGTGCTCGAAGACGGCACCCGGATCATCGACGAGCTGTTCACCGGCAGCGAGGACCGGGTGGTGACCGTCCCGCGCGGCCTGCCGGTGGCCACTGTGGACTATCCGCTGGTCGCGGGGAAGGTGCGGCTGGCCGCGGTGCCCGAGTTGACCCGCGAGTCGCAGACGCTCAGCGAGACCCACGCGATCGACCAGGTCGCACTGCTGGTGGGCCTGCTGCCCAGCTTGCGCGTCGCGGCCGACCAGCGGGCGGCGGTCAACGCCGCGGTGCCGACCGTGGCCCTGCCGCTGGTCGTCCTCTGCTGGTTCGTGCTGTTCCTGGTGATCGCCGCGGTCACCGACGACCGGCGGGCCGAGATCGCGGTCGGCAAGCTGCGCGGGCTCAGCGTCGGTGGCATCACCCGGTTCGCGATCGGCGAGCCGCTGTTGTTGATCACCGTGGCCGCGCCGTTCGGCGTGCTGCTCGGCATCGGGCTCACCAAGCTGGCCGCTGACACGTTCCTCGCTCCCGGCGTCGACGTCCGGGTCGGCTGGCCCGCCTACGCCGTCGGGCTCGGTGCCCTGCTCGGCGCGGCAGTGGCCGCGGTGCTCGGCGCCCGCCAGACCGTCCGCGCCACGATCGTGACCCTGTTGCGCCGGGTGCCACACCGCTCGGGCCGGCGCACCGCGGTGATAGAGGCGATCGTCGCCGCCCTCGCGGTCGCCGCCCTCTACCAACTCCTCTTCGGCGGCCGCGGTCAGAAAGCGACGCTGGGCTACGCGGCGCCGGCCCTCGTCGCGCTCCTGGCCGGCCTCCTCACCGCCCGGCTGCTCGGTCTCGTGGCTCGGCGGCGACTGGTCACCGCCACCCGGCGCGGCCGGCTGCCCGCGATGCTCGCCGCGGCCCAGGTCGGTCGCCGGCCGGAGAGCGCCCGGCTCGTTGCGGTGCTGACCGTCGCGCTGGCGCTGCTCACGTTCGCGGCGACGATCTGGGATGTCTCGTCGGCCAACCGGACCCGGACCGCCGACGCCGACCTGGGCGCCGACCGGGTCTACGTGGTCAGCGCGGAGGAGCCCCGGGCGGTGCCGGCCGCTGTCGAACGGATCGACCCGACCGGCAAGCAACTCATGGCCGTGGTGCGCAGCCGACAGAGCTACGCCGGCGACTACGTCGAACTGGTCGGCGTGCAACTTGACCGGATGGCCGCGGTCTCGCGCTTCCCTGACAAGACACCGGCGCAGGTCGCCGCCCTGGCCATCGACCTGGGCGACCAGGGCGCACCGCCGGTCCCGCTGCACACCGGCCGGCTCGAGGTGCGAGCGACGGTCACCAAGCTGAACCAGTCGGCGGATCGGCCGATGGGCCTCGGCATCGTGGTCGGCGAACCCGATGCCGCACCCCGGGCGATCCCCCTGGGTCTCCTGAAGACCGGACCCGCGGCGTACGCCGGTGAGCTGAGCTGTGTCGCCGAGTGCCGGCTGCTCGGCCTCCAGGTGCGCCGTCTCGGTGCCGACAACACGCCCGGTGCGGTGACGCTGACGGTCGACCGGATCGAGCTGGACGGGCAACCGCTCGACGCCTCGCTCAGCAGCGCGGACGCCTGGCGGCCGGTCGGGAACCCGCCGGTCGGCCAGACCCTCACGACCACGGCCGGCGACGCCGGGCTCACCCTCGACGTCACCAGCGAGAGCAGTTCCGACGTGCTGGCGCAGTACGGCGACGTGGTCAAGGACGCCCCGGTGGCGCTGGCCGGCCCGAGCCCCGCCGACGACCGGAACGCCGCCGAGTTCTCGTTCCCGGTGTTCGGCAAGCTGCCCGACGACGTACGCGTGGTCGATCGGGTCCCGTTGTTGCCCCGGGTCGGCAACCGCGCGCTGCTCTTCGACGGTGCCGCCCTGGTGTCCCGCGCCGAGCGGTCGGCCGGGCTGCTCGGCGACCAACTCTCCTACGAGGTCTGGGCCACCAGTGCGGCACCGGCCGACCTCGGCGCGCGACTGGCCGCCGAGGGCATCCCGGCGACGCTGATCGAGAACCGGTCGACCCGGGTGACCCAACTCGGCCGGGCCGCACCCGCGCTGGCCCTGCGGCTCTACCTCTTCGCGGGCCTGGTCGCGCTGTTGCTCGCACTCGGCGCGCTGGTCCTCGACGCCGGCGTCACCGCGCCCTGGCGCCGCGAACAGATCCGGGCATTGCGGATCACCGGCGTGGCCGCCGGGGTGCTGCGCCGCGCGGCCAACCGGGAGAACGTGTTGGTCCTGGGCTTCCCGGTGGTGGCCGGGATCGTCGCGGGGGTGGGCGGCGCGGCCGTCGTGCTGCCGGCCATCGCCCTGGTCAATATCGACGGCAGCGACCAGGCTTACCGGCTGGGCGGCTGGTGGCTGCCCGGCTCGCTGCTGTTTCTGATGCTCGCACTGGCGATCGCCGCCGTGGTGCTCCGCCGAATCCGAGGAGGTGCGCGATGA
- a CDS encoding ATP-binding cassette domain-containing protein encodes MSRTIVVDEVTVAYGAGEPVLTGVSAVATPGQVLAVTGPSGAGKTTLLWTMAGLLRPSVGSVTVDGAAIRDRDFAVAQQIVLVPQDNGLAAILTAAENVQVALIAGGVAPPEARRRSAEALERLGLAGQSDQLVEELSGGQQQRTAIARGLALHGDVVLADEITSELDATNRQKVIDLLREEAFRGAAVVFATHDPEAAAACDAELHLVDGRAELVRGPSPVGH; translated from the coding sequence ATGAGCAGGACCATCGTCGTCGATGAGGTGACCGTCGCCTACGGCGCCGGCGAGCCCGTGCTGACCGGCGTGTCCGCGGTCGCGACACCGGGCCAGGTGCTGGCGGTGACCGGGCCGTCCGGCGCGGGCAAGACCACGCTGCTGTGGACCATGGCCGGCCTGCTCCGCCCGTCGGTGGGCAGCGTGACGGTCGACGGCGCGGCGATCCGCGACCGCGACTTCGCGGTGGCGCAGCAGATCGTGCTGGTGCCGCAGGACAACGGCCTGGCCGCGATCCTGACCGCCGCCGAGAACGTGCAGGTCGCGCTGATCGCCGGTGGCGTCGCGCCGCCGGAGGCCCGCCGGCGCAGCGCCGAGGCGCTCGAGCGGCTGGGCCTGGCCGGGCAGTCCGACCAGCTCGTCGAGGAGCTCTCCGGCGGCCAGCAGCAGCGCACCGCGATCGCCCGCGGGCTGGCGCTGCACGGCGACGTGGTGCTGGCCGACGAGATCACCAGCGAGCTCGACGCGACCAACCGGCAGAAGGTCATCGACCTGCTCCGCGAGGAGGCGTTCCGGGGCGCGGCGGTCGTGTTCGCGACACACGACCCGGAGGCCGCGGCGGCCTGCGACGCGGAGCTGCACCTCGTCGATGGCCGGGCCGAGTTGGTCCGCGGGCCGTCACCTGTTGGTCACTGA
- a CDS encoding ABC transporter ATP-binding protein — MSARVDTLDAETGFVPFGVTCRGVVLIYRLEGYDVVALAGVDLDIAPGEAVALVGPSGAGKSTLLSLMSGVLRPSAGRLQVGELDLVRASAADVQRLRAVDVGVALQGSSRNLLPYLTCEQNVRFAQRAARGLGRRPPDPAVILDDVGLLGRRRAVPGDLSPGERQRLAFAVAGAARPGLLLLDEPTNQLDEHSRDEVLAVLHRLHEAGTTVVVVTHDMAVGAALGRTVTIRDGRVGAEGRRGEDYSVVGRDGSVHLPAELLDRLPPGTLVKIASDDDGTIRLVPAIEGGTDEQDHRRR, encoded by the coding sequence ATGAGCGCACGGGTTGACACGCTGGACGCGGAGACTGGCTTCGTGCCCTTCGGCGTCACCTGCCGTGGCGTGGTGTTGATCTACCGGCTCGAGGGCTATGACGTGGTCGCGCTGGCCGGCGTCGACCTCGACATCGCGCCGGGGGAGGCGGTCGCGCTGGTCGGCCCGTCCGGCGCCGGCAAGTCGACGCTGCTCTCGCTGATGTCCGGCGTGCTGCGCCCGTCGGCCGGCCGGCTCCAGGTCGGCGAGCTCGACCTCGTGCGGGCCAGCGCCGCCGACGTGCAGCGGCTGCGCGCCGTCGATGTCGGCGTCGCGTTGCAGGGCAGCAGCCGCAACCTGCTGCCCTATCTGACCTGCGAGCAGAACGTGCGGTTCGCGCAGCGCGCGGCGCGCGGGCTCGGCCGGCGCCCGCCGGACCCGGCGGTCATCCTCGACGACGTCGGGCTGCTCGGCCGCCGGCGTGCCGTGCCAGGGGACCTGTCGCCCGGTGAGCGGCAGCGGCTGGCCTTCGCCGTCGCGGGCGCGGCCCGACCTGGGCTGTTGCTGCTCGACGAGCCGACCAACCAGCTCGACGAGCATTCCCGCGACGAGGTGCTGGCCGTGCTGCACCGGCTGCACGAGGCCGGCACCACGGTCGTCGTGGTCACCCACGACATGGCGGTCGGCGCGGCCCTCGGCCGCACGGTGACCATCCGCGACGGCCGGGTCGGCGCCGAGGGGCGGCGCGGTGAGGACTACTCCGTGGTGGGTCGCGACGGTAGCGTGCACCTTCCGGCGGAGCTGCTCGACCGGCTTCCGCCGGGCACGCTTGTCAAGATCGCGTCCGATGACGACGGCACCATCCGGCTCGTGCCGGCGATTGAAGGGGGAACCGATGAGCAGGACCATCGTCGTCGATGA
- a CDS encoding FtsX-like permease family protein — translation MSGVIRGALRSRRAQAATVLVLTGLAVAVAAAAPWYVRAAERSVAVADVGGAQSSELVVRVAGRVEGATAPGGTVHSGAEVVDDVRQQAGGVVKVPGAETTVSMRESGAITSDLARVNLRLVYRDEMCDHLEVEGACPRAARELLLSRRTAQALQVGPGDEVDFTLSSLEPVPYQVVGTYQLKDPLGKYWALTDFGGSSALDPGADGPGDPAFVASDTIAQLPIKEITADYHLRLPEQLFLDDIEGLRADLAPVARDNGVWRATTDAVTLAGRIDHERDLVALGVGVAAVQLLVLCWFGLFFAVRHTAEQRRPDIGLLKLRGAARWRLWYLAIAQSAVPMVVGAVAGTGLGLGVARLVAGDVRNSGSAAIMSGIAALAALFGAVLAAVAADAGGMRTPVTDLLRHVPSRRRGWRAEVVDLVVVLIAAAGLYQSYATAVDDDDTTGLALLAPALVAVLVALAAARLLTPLAGRVGRSALRSGRVPAALGAIQLARRPGTHRVFALLVIAVALLGTAVGGWSAATDSRVERARHELGADRVVTVQARSRAQLVAAVRAADPGGRQAMAVVRTSNGPATVLLAVDSARFAAVADWQPVYGGPPLSTIAALLHPAAPAPLSVSDGELTLEAEARMVPAPLAPLSAGDDTGGSAGGAAAPPTDPLFFLLHLATAAGDQVTVQFGPITGPRASYRATVRGCAGSCRLVGFEPAARNFAGRSAVPEPGATVTVFGLAGAAGPVVPAAVLGDVGRWRAGVGETTVGPNLTAAGGSLTITAVRAARESDRATRVWVVDGPAPLPVVTTSSASLPPAGDARLPVFGGDPVPFRAVASARTLPVATRFGYLMDLEYADRIAENPGVGDNPQVWLTSDAAPDILDRLRAGGLTVISDETAAGLTDRFDREAPPAALRFQVVAAIAGLLLAAGAFIVVAAVERPERAGELAALRAQGLPPKVVRRVAWGGYGGLAAAAVLLGAGASALAQAVTRRPIPLFVDGWDVLPVAVGPQYGPLGLATLAAVVVVGAAGAAAAVLLVRAVVNAGSEESA, via the coding sequence ATGTCGGGTGTCATTCGCGGCGCGCTGCGGTCCCGCCGCGCACAGGCCGCCACCGTGCTGGTGCTCACCGGGCTGGCTGTCGCCGTCGCGGCCGCAGCGCCCTGGTATGTCCGCGCCGCCGAACGCTCGGTCGCGGTGGCCGACGTCGGGGGCGCCCAGTCCAGCGAGCTCGTGGTGCGGGTCGCCGGCCGGGTCGAGGGTGCGACCGCGCCCGGTGGCACCGTGCACAGCGGCGCCGAGGTGGTCGACGACGTCAGGCAGCAGGCCGGCGGCGTGGTCAAGGTCCCGGGCGCCGAGACGACGGTGTCCATGCGCGAGTCCGGCGCCATCACCTCCGACCTGGCCCGGGTCAACCTGCGGCTGGTCTACCGCGACGAGATGTGCGACCACCTCGAGGTCGAGGGCGCCTGCCCGCGCGCGGCCCGCGAGCTGTTGCTCAGCCGCCGCACCGCGCAGGCGCTTCAGGTCGGCCCCGGCGACGAGGTCGACTTCACGCTCTCCTCGCTGGAGCCGGTGCCCTACCAGGTCGTCGGCACCTACCAGCTGAAGGACCCGCTCGGAAAATACTGGGCGCTGACCGACTTCGGTGGCTCGTCGGCGCTCGACCCGGGCGCCGACGGCCCCGGCGACCCGGCCTTCGTCGCCTCCGACACGATCGCCCAACTGCCGATCAAGGAGATCACGGCCGACTACCACCTGCGCCTGCCGGAGCAGCTGTTCCTCGACGACATCGAGGGGTTGCGGGCCGACCTGGCGCCGGTCGCGCGGGACAACGGCGTCTGGCGGGCCACGACCGACGCGGTCACGCTGGCCGGCCGGATCGACCACGAACGTGACCTGGTCGCGCTCGGGGTCGGCGTGGCCGCCGTACAACTGCTGGTCCTGTGTTGGTTCGGCCTCTTCTTCGCGGTCCGGCACACCGCCGAGCAGCGCCGCCCCGACATCGGCCTGCTCAAGCTGCGCGGCGCCGCCCGCTGGCGGCTCTGGTATCTCGCGATCGCGCAGAGCGCCGTCCCCATGGTGGTGGGCGCGGTGGCCGGCACCGGCCTCGGCCTCGGCGTCGCCCGACTGGTCGCCGGCGACGTGAGAAACAGCGGCTCGGCCGCGATCATGTCCGGCATCGCCGCGCTGGCCGCCCTGTTCGGCGCGGTGCTCGCGGCCGTGGCCGCCGACGCCGGCGGCATGCGGACCCCGGTCACCGACCTGCTCCGGCACGTGCCGTCCCGGCGCCGTGGCTGGCGGGCCGAGGTGGTCGACTTGGTCGTCGTGCTGATCGCCGCGGCCGGTCTCTACCAGAGCTATGCGACCGCGGTCGACGACGACGACACCACTGGCCTCGCGCTGCTGGCGCCGGCCCTGGTCGCGGTCCTCGTCGCGCTCGCCGCCGCCCGCCTGCTCACCCCGCTGGCCGGCCGCGTCGGCCGGAGCGCGCTGCGCTCCGGTCGGGTGCCGGCCGCCCTCGGCGCTATCCAACTCGCCCGCCGGCCCGGCACCCACCGGGTGTTCGCGCTGCTGGTGATCGCCGTCGCGCTGCTCGGCACGGCGGTCGGCGGCTGGAGCGCGGCGACCGACAGCCGGGTCGAACGCGCCCGGCACGAACTCGGCGCCGACCGGGTGGTCACCGTGCAGGCCCGCAGCCGGGCCCAACTCGTCGCGGCCGTGCGCGCCGCCGACCCGGGTGGCCGGCAGGCGATGGCGGTCGTCCGCACCAGCAACGGGCCCGCGACGGTGCTGCTCGCCGTCGACTCGGCGCGCTTCGCGGCGGTCGCCGACTGGCAACCGGTGTACGGCGGCCCGCCGCTGTCCACGATCGCGGCCCTGCTCCACCCCGCCGCCCCGGCGCCGCTGTCGGTCAGCGACGGCGAACTGACCCTCGAGGCCGAGGCCCGGATGGTGCCGGCGCCGCTGGCCCCCCTCAGCGCCGGTGACGACACCGGCGGGTCCGCGGGTGGCGCCGCCGCGCCGCCGACCGACCCGCTGTTCTTCCTGCTCCATCTGGCCACCGCCGCCGGCGACCAGGTCACCGTCCAGTTCGGCCCGATCACCGGTCCGCGCGCGAGCTACCGCGCCACCGTGCGGGGCTGCGCTGGCAGCTGCCGGCTGGTCGGTTTCGAGCCGGCGGCCCGCAACTTCGCCGGCCGCTCGGCCGTTCCCGAGCCGGGCGCGACGGTCACCGTCTTCGGGCTCGCCGGCGCCGCCGGCCCGGTCGTGCCGGCCGCGGTGCTCGGCGATGTCGGCCGCTGGCGTGCCGGAGTCGGCGAGACCACCGTCGGCCCCAACCTGACCGCCGCCGGCGGCTCGCTCACCATCACCGCGGTCCGCGCGGCGCGCGAGTCCGACCGGGCGACCCGGGTCTGGGTGGTCGACGGGCCGGCACCGCTGCCCGTGGTCACCACCAGTAGCGCCTCGCTGCCGCCGGCCGGTGACGCGCGATTGCCGGTCTTCGGCGGTGACCCGGTGCCGTTCCGCGCCGTCGCCAGCGCCCGCACACTGCCGGTCGCCACCCGGTTCGGCTACCTGATGGACCTCGAATACGCCGATCGGATCGCCGAGAATCCGGGTGTTGGCGACAATCCGCAGGTCTGGCTCACGTCCGATGCCGCGCCCGACATCCTCGACCGGCTCCGGGCCGGCGGGCTGACCGTCATCTCCGATGAGACCGCCGCCGGGCTGACCGACCGGTTCGACCGCGAAGCGCCGCCGGCCGCACTGCGCTTCCAAGTCGTCGCCGCGATCGCCGGGCTGCTGCTCGCCGCCGGCGCCTTCATCGTCGTGGCCGCGGTGGAGCGACCGGAGCGGGCCGGCGAGTTGGCCGCGCTGCGCGCGCAGGGCCTGCCACCCAAGGTGGTCCGCCGGGTCGCCTGGGGTGGCTACGGCGGGCTCGCGGCCGCGGCGGTGCTGCTCGGTGCCGGCGCGAGCGCGCTCGCCCAGGCGGTGACCCGCCGGCCGATCCCGCTGTTCGTCGACGGCTGGGATGTGCTGCCGGTCGCAGTCGGCCCGCAGTACGGGCCGCTCGGCCTGGCCACCCTGGCCGCGGTGGTGGTCGTGGGCGCCGCCGGTGCGGCCGCCGCGGTGCTGCTCGTGCGGGCCGTCGTCAACGCCGGGTCAGAGGAGTCCGCGTGA
- a CDS encoding Asp23/Gls24 family envelope stress response protein, with translation MSDVTPESDVAAQVHVPAQRPESNGAADKIGDAVERATAVSGRVASAVVERLRNEGSLTAERGATTIADEVVEKIAGIAARGVPGVHDLGGDVARVFAGLKERVGLDDDSDRGVSVRLEGEQATVEITLVIEYGQVVRTVTEAVRAEVIAAVEKMLSLQVTEVNIKVDDVHVAEA, from the coding sequence ATGAGCGATGTCACCCCCGAGTCCGACGTGGCGGCCCAGGTCCACGTGCCCGCGCAGCGTCCGGAGAGCAACGGCGCCGCTGACAAGATCGGTGACGCCGTCGAGCGCGCCACGGCCGTCTCCGGCCGGGTCGCCTCGGCGGTCGTAGAGCGGCTCCGCAACGAGGGCTCGTTGACCGCCGAGCGCGGCGCGACGACGATCGCCGACGAGGTGGTCGAGAAGATCGCCGGGATCGCGGCGCGTGGCGTTCCGGGGGTGCACGACCTCGGTGGCGATGTCGCCCGGGTGTTCGCGGGCCTGAAGGAGCGGGTCGGCCTCGACGACGACTCCGACCGCGGCGTCTCGGTCCGGCTGGAGGGCGAGCAGGCCACGGTCGAGATCACCCTCGTTATCGAGTACGGGCAGGTCGTACGCACGGTGACCGAAGCCGTGCGGGCCGAGGTGATCGCCGCGGTCGAGAAGATGCTCAGCCTCCAGGTGACCGAGGTGAACATCAAGGTCGACGACGTGCACGTGGCGGAGGCTTAG
- a CDS encoding ABC transporter ATP-binding protein → MSGLAVACRRVVHIYRAEAGDVVALSGVDLSIGPGEMLALVGPSGSGKSTLVALLAGLMRPSAGRVNVGTFDLGKLSDAEISRLRGTQIGVVLQGAARNLLPYASLERNVWLAQRRAARTEGIELEDPERILDLVGLTGRGAAKLTDLPPGARQRAALAVGIAASPGLLLVDEPTSQLDSHGRDEVLDALETVNAERGTTVVVVTHDAEVGARLGRAVTIRDGRVGAEGRGGQDFAVVAGDGTVQLPPDILGHFPPGTLFTVDQADGSVTLVPGGAAQIPESHTGDAA, encoded by the coding sequence GTGTCAGGTCTAGCAGTCGCATGCCGCCGGGTGGTGCACATCTACCGTGCCGAGGCGGGCGACGTCGTCGCGCTCTCCGGCGTCGACCTGTCGATCGGCCCGGGCGAAATGCTGGCGCTGGTCGGCCCGTCGGGTTCCGGCAAGTCCACGCTGGTCGCGCTCCTCGCGGGGCTGATGCGGCCGTCGGCCGGCCGGGTCAACGTCGGCACCTTCGACCTGGGCAAGCTCAGTGACGCCGAGATCTCCCGGCTGCGCGGCACCCAGATCGGCGTGGTGCTCCAGGGCGCGGCCCGCAACCTGCTGCCATACGCCTCCCTCGAGCGCAACGTCTGGCTCGCCCAGCGCCGGGCCGCCCGCACCGAGGGCATCGAGCTCGAAGACCCGGAGCGGATCCTCGACCTGGTCGGCCTGACCGGCCGGGGCGCCGCCAAGCTGACCGACCTGCCGCCCGGTGCCCGCCAGCGCGCCGCCCTCGCCGTCGGCATCGCCGCGTCGCCCGGGCTGCTGCTGGTCGACGAGCCCACCAGCCAGCTCGACTCGCACGGCCGCGACGAGGTGCTCGACGCGCTCGAGACCGTCAACGCCGAGCGCGGCACCACCGTCGTCGTGGTCACCCACGACGCCGAGGTCGGCGCCCGCCTCGGCCGCGCGGTCACCATCCGCGACGGGCGGGTCGGCGCCGAGGGCCGCGGCGGCCAGGACTTCGCCGTGGTCGCCGGCGACGGCACCGTGCAGCTCCCGCCCGACATCCTCGGCCACTTCCCGCCCGGCACCCTGTTCACTGTCGATCAGGCTGACGGCTCCGTCACGCTCGTTCCTGGCGGCGCTGCCCAGATCCCGGAGTCCCACACCGGCGACGCGGCGTAG